Proteins co-encoded in one Setaria viridis chromosome 9, Setaria_viridis_v4.0, whole genome shotgun sequence genomic window:
- the LOC117838612 gene encoding ATPase 10, plasma membrane-type, with translation MADELRNPLLGLEKFSSEEIDLESLPLEDVFEQLNTSRSGLSSADAAERLQLFGANRLEEKRENKILKFLSFMWNPLSWVMEAAAVMALVLANGGSQGPDWEDFVGIVCLLVINSIISFIEENNAGNAAAALMARLAPKTKALRDGQWQELDASILVPGDIISIKLGDIIPADARLLEGDPLKVDQSALTGESLPVTKRSGDLVFTGSTCKHGEIEAVVIATGVHSFFGKAAHLVDSTEVVGHFQKVLTCIGNFCICSIAVGVILEVIIMFPVQHRSYRNGINNVLVILIGGIPIAMPTVLSVTLAIGSHHLSQQGAITKRMTAIEEMAGMDVLCCDKTGTLTLNHLTVDKNLIEVFSRVMDKDMVVLLAARASRVENQDAIDMAIINMLADPREARANITEVHFLPFNPVDKRTAVTYIDSDHKWFRVSKGAPEQILSLCYYKDDVAEKVQAVIENFAERGLRALAVAYQEIPERSRDSPGGPWILCGLLPLFDPPRHDSADTIRRALDLGVCVKMITGDHLAIAKETGRRLGMGTNMHPSASLFGRGNGENSAAVPVDELVEKADGFAGVFPEHKYEIVRILQGKGHVCGMTGDGVNDAPALKKADIGIAVSDATDAARGAADIVLTEPGLSVIVSAVLTSRAIFQRMKNYTIYAVSITIRIVLGFVLLASIWEYDFPPFMVLIIAILNDGTIMTISKDRVKPSPRPDRWKLNEIFATGVVMGTYLALVTVLFYWAVTRTTFFESHFKVRSLKEDAEKLSSAMYLQVSIISQALIFVTRSHGLSFLERPGALLICAFVVAQLVATLVTVYATIGFASISAIGWRWAGVIWLYSLVFYVPLDLIKVAVRYILSGKAWNLLIDRKTAFTRKSDFRKEDQESRWALSRRDVQQRAFSDHLLSSSMPSSQIVDQARWRAEITRLGERHALRAHVESLMGLKRVDSRIIRTAQTV, from the exons ATGGCTGACGAACTGCGCAATCCTCTGCTGGGGCTTGAGAAATTCAGCAGCGAAGAGATCGATCTG GAAAGCCTGCCCCTGGAAGATGTTTTCGAGCAGCTCAACACATCTCGCAGCGGGCTTTCATCGGCGGATGCTGCAGAACGGTTGCAGCTGTTTGGGGCAAACAGATTGGAGGAGAAGCGT GAGAACAAGATTCTGAAGTTCCTCAGTTTCATGTGGAACCCTTTGTCCTGGGTGATGGAGGCTGCAGCAGTGATGGCATTGGTCTTGGCAAATGGCGGT AGTCAAGGTCCTGACTGGGAGGATTTTGTTGGAATCGTCTGCCTTCTGGTTATCAACTCAATTATCAGCTTCATTGAAGAAAATAATGCTGGCAATGCTGCTGCAGCTCTCATGGCACGCTTGGCACCAAAAACAAAG GCTCTTAGAGATGGGCAATGGCAAGAGTTGGATGCTTCCATCTTGGTCCCAGGAGATATTATCAGCATCAAGCTTGGTGACATCATACCAGCGGATGCGCGCCTGCTAGAGGGAGATCCTCTGAAAGTTGACCAG TCAGCTCTAACTGGTGAATCCCTTCCGGTAACCAAAAGGAGTGGTGACCTAGTGTTCACGGGTTCAACGTGCAAACATGGAGAAATTGAAGCTGTCGTCATCGCGACTGGCGTCCACTCTTTCTTCGGAAAGGCAGCTCATTTGGTGGACTCCACAGAGGTTGTTGGCCATTTCCAAAAG GTTCTAACCTGCATAGGGAATTTCTGTATATGCTCGATTGCGGTAGGGGTGATTCTTGAGGTTATTATCATGTTCCCAGTACAGCACCGGTCATACCGAAATGGAATCAACAATGTGCTTGTTATTCTGATCGGCGGGATACCTATTGCGATGCCTACCGTTCTGTCAGTCACTCTTGCAATAGGTTCTCATCACCTATCTCAACAG GGTGCAATCACTAAAAGGATGACAGCCATCGAGGAAATGGCAGGAATGGATGTTCTGTGCTGTGACAAAACTGGAACTCTTACTCTCAACCATCTTACCGTCGACAAAAACCTAATCGAG GTGTTCAGCAGAGTAATGGACAAGGACATGGTTGTCCTGTTAGCTGCAAGAGCATCAAGAGTGGAGAACCAAGATGCAATTGATATGGCCATCATTAACATGCTAGCTGATCCCAGAGAG GCACGCGCCAACATCACTGAAGTTCATTTTCTCCCCTTCAATCCAGTTGACAAGAGAACAGCTGTAACATACATAGATTCTGATCATAAGTGGTTCCGGGTCAGCAAAGGCGCTCCGGAGCAG ATCTTAAGCTTGTGCTACTACAAAGATGATGTTGCCGAAAAGGTGCAGGCAGTGATCGAAAATTTTGCAGAGAGGGGCCTCCGTGCATTAGCAGTTGCTTACCAG GAGATCCCAGAAAGATCAAGGGACAGCCCTGGCGGACCATGGATCCTCTGTGGCCTACTGCCGTTGTTCGATCCGCCGCGGCACGACAGCGCCGACACCATCCGCAGAGCGCTCGATCTTGGCGTCTGCGTGAAGATGATCACCG GTGATCACCTGGCCATTGCAAAGGAGACCGGCCGGCGCCTGGGGATGGGCACGAACATGCACCCGTCGGCGTCGCTGTTCGGCCGTGGCAACGGTGAGAACTCGGCGGCGGTTCCCGTCGACGAGCTTGTCGAGAAGGCCGACGGATTCGCCGGCGTGTTCCCGGAGCACAAGTACGAGATCGTGAGGATCCTTCAGGGTAAGGGCCACGTCTGCGGGATGACGGGCGACGGCGTGAACGACGCGCCGGCGTTGAAGAAGGCGGACATCGGCATCGCGGTGTCCGACGCCACGGACGCCGCGAGGGGTGCCGCCGACATCGTGCTCACGGAGCCCGGGCTCAGTGTGATCGTCAGCGCCGTCCTGACCAGCCGCGCCATCTTCCAGCGCATGAAGAACTACACG ATTTATGCCGTATCCATCACCATACGGATAGTG CTAGGATTTGTTCTTCTGGCATCGATATGGGAGTACGACTTCCCTCCGTTCATGGTTCTAATCATAGCCATACTGAACGACG GGACCATCATGACGATATCAAAGGATCGCGTGAAGCCGTCGCCAAGACCAGATAGGTGGAAGCTGAATGAGATCTTTGCAACTGGAGTCGTCATGGGAACCTACCTTGCATTGGTGACGGTGCTGTTCTACTGGGCAGTGACAAGGACCACATTCTTTGAG TCACATTTCAAGGTGAGATCTCTCAAGGAAGACGCTGAGAAGCTCTCGTCGGCGATGTACCTGCAGGTCAGCATCATCAGCCAGGCTCTGATCTTCGTCACACGCAGTCATGGCCTGTCATTCCTCGAAAGGCCTGGAGCTCTGCTGATTTGTGCCTTTGTCGTAGCACAACTG GTGGCTACCCTTGTCACCGTCTATGCGACCATCGGCTTCGCATCGATCAGTGCGATCGGATGGCGCTGGGCCGGTGTCATATGGCTGTACAGCCTGGTTTTCTATGTGCCACTTGACCTGATCAAGGTCGCCGTCCGGTACATTCTTAGTGGCAAAGCATGGAACTTGCTGATCGACAGGAAG ACTGCATTTACAAGGAAGAGCGACTTCAGGAAGGAGGACCAGGAGTCCAGGTGGGCGCTTTCCCGGAGAGATGTTCAGCAAAGGGCGTTCTCTGATCATCTTCTCAGCAGCTCAATGCCGTCCTCTCAGATCGTAGATCAGGCGAGGTGGCGCGCCGAGATCACCAG GTTGGGAGAAAGGCATGCACTGAGAGCACACGTGGAGTCTCTAATGGGGTTGAAGCGTGTGGATAGTCGCATCATACGGACGGCTCAGACCGTCTGA
- the LOC117838611 gene encoding protein STRUBBELIG-RECEPTOR FAMILY 6, with the protein MARRRGGGGGTVGAPWLVLLLLGCCGGGIWPRGWIFAAADTDPSDLNVLNTLFTSLNSPGQLNGWQANGGDPCGQSWKGITCSGSGVTKILLSNLGLSGNLAYNMNNLGSLVELDMSQNSLGGGSQIQYNLPYMKLERLNLAGNQFGGNLPYSISTMTNLKYLNLNHNQLQGNISDVFSSLYSLTDVDLSFNSLTGDLPQSFTGLSSLKHLYLQNNQFTGYINVLANLPLEALNVANNRFTGWIPSQLKKINSIQTDGNSWSTGPAPPPPPYTAPPPPNRRNSPDGSSSSGGKSGIGGGGVAGIIISLLVVGAVVAFFLIKRRKRKAAKAEHYEQHQPFTSFPSNEIKDMKPIDESTTVDIESLASPASISLKPPPKIERHKSFDDDDFSNRPVAKKSNITPIKATVYSVADLQVATDSFSFDNLVGEGTFGRVYRAQFNDGKVLAIKKLDSTVMPFQSSDDFAELVSNISKLHHPNLNELVGYCMEHGQHLLVYDFHRNGSLHDLLHLSDDYSKPLSWNSRVKIALGSARSLEYLHEICSPSIIHKNFKSSNILLDSEFNPHVSDAGLASFIPDAEFQAAEQSAGYTAPEVDMTGQYTLKSDVYSFGVVMLELLTGRRPFDSSRPRSEQSLVRWATPQLHDIDALDRMVDPALKGLYPAKSLSRFADVLALCVQPEPEFRPPMSEVVQALVRLVQRANMTKRMLDGDTSRRPDDQDQDFI; encoded by the exons atggcgaggaggaggggaggcggtggcgggacGGTGGGCGCGCCATGGctggtgctgctgctcctgggatgctgcggcggcggcatttGGCCACGCGGATGGATCTTCGCTGCTGCCGACACGGACCCCAGCGATC TTAATGTCCTCAATACACTCTTTACTAGTCTGAATTCTCCTGGGCAGCTCAATGGTTGGCAGGCAAATGGTGGTGATCCTTGTGGCCAGTCATGGAAGGGCATCACTTGCTCAGGATCAGGGGTCACTAAAAT CCTATTGTCGAACTTGGGACTCTCCGGAAATTTGGCCTACAACATGAATAACTTGGGTTCATTAGTTGAGCT TGACATGAGCCAAAACAGTCTTGGTGGTGGGAGCCAAATACAGTACAATCTTCCCTATATGAAGCTTGAGAGACT CAATCTTGCAGGAAATCAGTTTGGTGGAAATTTACCCTACTCGATTTCGACAATGACTAATCTTAAGTATTT AAACCTTAACCATAACCAATTACAAGGAAACATCAGCGATGTATTTTCCAGCCTTTATAGTTTGACAGATGT GGATCTCTCCTTTAATTCTCTTACGGGTGATCTTCCACAAAGTTTCACTGGATTGTCAAGCCTGAAACATTT atATTTGCAGAACAATCAATTTACTGGTTATATCAATGTCCTAGCGAATCTCCCCCTTGAAGCTCT GAATGTTGCGAACAACCGTTTCACTGGTTGGATTCCTAGTCAACTTAAGAAGATAAACAGTATACA GACTGACGGAAATTCTTGGAGCACAGgaccagcgccaccgccacctccatatacagcgccgcctcctccgaaCCGTAGGAACAGCCCAGATGGTTCATCAAGTTCTGGTGGAAAATCTGGGATAGGTGGTGGAGGTGTGGCTGGAATTATCATATCATTGTTGGTTGTTGGAGCAGTTGTTGCGTTCTTTCtaataaaaagaagaaaacgCAAAGCTGCTAAGGCAGAACACTATGAACAGCACCAGCCATTCACTTCCTTTCCCTCAAACGAAATTAAAG ACATGAAGCCTATTGATGAGTCTACCACAGTAGACATAGAGTCTTTGGCTTCACCTGCTTCCATTAGTCTGAAACCGCCCCCGAAGATAGAACGCCACAAATcgtttgatgatgatgatttttcAAACAGGCCTGTTGCAAAGAAAAGCAATATAACACCTATAAAGGCGACTGTTTATTCAGTTGCAGATCTACAGGTGGCAACAGACAGCTTCAGCTTCGACAACCTTGTTGGAGAGGGTACTTTTGGACGTGTTTACAGGGCACAGTTCAATGATGGAAAG GTTCTGGCCATCAAGAAATTAGACAGCACTGTGATGCCATTCCAATCATCTGATGACTTTGCTGAACTGGTCTCTAATATCTCAAAATTGCACCATCCAAATCTAAATGAGCTTGTGGGCTATTGTATGGAACACGGGCAACACTTGCTTGTGTATGATTTCCACAGGAATGGATCGCTTCATGATCTACTTCACCTTTCAGACGATTACAGCAAGCCACTTAGTTGGAATTCTCGTGTCAAGATCGCACTCGGCTCTGCCCGTTCACTAGA GTATCTTCATGAAATATGTTCTCCATCCATCATCCATAAGAATTTCAAGTCATCAAACATTTTGCTGGACTCGGAATTCAATCCACATGTTTCAGATGCTGGACTTGCAAGCTTTATTCCTGATGCTGAATTCCAG GCAGCAGAACAAAGTGCGGGATACACTGCCCCAGAGGTGGACATGACCGGTCAGTACACCCTCAAAAGTGATGTCTACAGCTTTGGAGTTGTCATGCTTGAGCTATTGACGGGACGGAGACCATTTGACAG CTCTAGACCCAGGTCAGAGCAGTCACTTGTGCGGTGGGCGACCCCCCAGCTGCATGACATTGACGCGTTGGACAGGATGGTTGATCCTGCACTCAAGGGTCTATACCCAGCCAAATCTCTATCTCGATTTGCTGATGTGCTCGCACTATGTGTCCAG CCTGAACCTGAATTCAGGCCACCAATGTCAGAGGTGGTGCAAGCACTGGTTCGACTTGTGCAGAGGGCAAACATGACAAAGAGAATGCTCGATGGAGATACTTCTCGCCGACCAGATGACCAAGACCAAGATTTCATATGA
- the LOC117839275 gene encoding FCS-Like Zinc finger 17, whose protein sequence is MIPRAPSLFHLEEGVGASTSTPMAASSAGELVGLRLIIQPSPRKQQLPTVLRRSAVRVPAAATGASSKCHENGRVFVGLEFLKRCFCCHKNLDATMDVFVYKGEQAFCSAECRCQHIAKEERREIEMLIRKRRDAFHRRHAAAAPKLQGANRFMRLQTAAR, encoded by the exons ATGATCCCAAGAGCGCCAAGCCTCTTCCACCTCGAGGAGGGGGTGGGCGCCTCGACCTCGACGCCAATGGCGGCCTCATCCGCCGGCGAGCTCGTAGGGCTCCGCCTCATCATACAGCCGTCGCCGAGGAAACAACAGCTGCCGACGGTCCTGAGGAGGTCAGCGGTGAgggtcccggcggcggcgacgggcgcgtcCAGCAAGTGCCACGAGAACGGCAGGGTGTTTGTCGGGCTCGAGTTCTTGAAACGCTGCTTCTGCTGCCACAAGAACCTCGACGCCACCATGGACGTCTTCGTGTACAA AGGAGAGCAAGCGTTTTGTAGCGCCGAGTGCCGGTGCCAGCACATAGCGAAAGAGGAGCGGCGAGAGATCGAAATGCTCATCAGGAAGCGCCGCGACGCGTTCCACCGGCGGCACGCTGCTGCGGCGCCTAAGTTGCAAGGAGCAAATCGGTTCATGAGACTGCAAACCGCCGCACGATGA